Part of the Spea bombifrons isolate aSpeBom1 chromosome 3, aSpeBom1.2.pri, whole genome shotgun sequence genome, ACACCAAATCCTGCTACGGCTATTGCAGTGACATCATTATTTAGGAAACATTTGAATATGAGATTCATGTGTCCTCCTGAAGTCCCCCTCCCCCAGAACATCTATTACATCCGTGTTGTCTGGAATACACCAAAAGGTTTTCCAAAGACAAAGTTGCTTTAAGGACGCCAACAAGTCCTGGTCGCGTGACTCTGATGTCATAGttcttaatatataaataatattattttacagattatgttttaaaacaaatactgCATATCCTGACATGGATCAGTATAGACTCCTGGCGCTGGACCGCTTACACTCAATCAATCATTCCTATCACGCTCGCTCTAGTACACACATCAATTTTCACCAGCAATAATTCTGACTGTAGCCACAATGGACAGCTtatggtattttatttatttaactgtttattaatgatttattttttttgcttagtttcttttttatatctttatataatatttttattttatataatatttataaaatatttaaaggactTTAATGAGATTTATACATTAGCCCAGATACAAAACTCCTAACAAAACTGAACTTTAATCAGCATTTTCTTTAATACTATAGTtaccaaaattattattttttacttattcgccaattattaattttttttaattttcaattatttgttttattttattttaaatctaaatttgatttttttcaagTTTTAAATTGGGGAAAAGCCACAGCTCTTagcaaaatgtaattaatcAATTAACACTGCCTATAGCCTGTACCTCTTCAGCCAATTGTTTTGAAgacatttggtaaaaaaaaatcatggaagctgggggttatattactgtatacagtgctggggttatattactgtatacagcgctggggggttatattactgtatacagcgctgaggggggttattactgtatacagcgctgggggttatattactgtatacagcgctgggggggttcttactgtatacagcgctgggggttatattactgtatacagcgctgggggttatattactgtatacaacgctggggggttatattactgtatacagctctgggggttatattactgtatacagcactggtggttatattactgtatacagcgctgggggatatattactgtatacagcgctgggggtatattactgtatacagcgctgggggttatattattgtataaagCGCTttgggatatattactgtatacagcgctaggggggttattactgtatacagcgctgggggttatattactgtatacagtgctggggagttatattactgtatacagcgctggggggttatattactgtatacagtgctgggggttatattgctgtaaaaACCGCTGCgggatatattattgtatacagcgctgggggatatattactgtatacagcactgtgggtatattaccgtatacagcgctgggggttatattattgtatacagcgctgggggttatattactgtatacagcgctgggggttatattactgtatacagcgctgggggttatattactgtatacagcgctgggggttatattactgtatacaacgctggggggttatattactgtatacagcgctggggggtacattactgtatagagcactGAGGGGTTACttctgtatacagccctgggggtatattactgtatacactgctgggggttatttctgtatacagcgctgggggatatgcTAAagtagaataatatttttttccattggacTTCCTCATTTACGCCCTCAGTAATTCAGCCTGATGGAAATTGCAGACAAAAGCAGTTTGAGTAACAGTCCGCCTTGACAGTGGAACTAAAGTATCGGCCCTGGTTGCCTTGTTATTAATACATCAGGAGTGGGAGAGAGGGGAAAGCGTCTGAATCCAATTTATATATTCCCGCCACCTGCCCTCATAGCCAATGAACACAATGGGatatccctctagattgtaagcctgcgagccgggctctctttCCCTAATGTATGGGCTCATCTCAGACTGTTCTAGTtttcagaccctttgaatgtagggactgtaagaagcgctgcagacGTggttggcgctatagaaatgaAAGATAATATTTGGAGGCAATAAGAAGATCCCTGTCCTTCCAATATCCCACTTCTAGAATGTCTACTTTCTTATGCtcttttcaataaataatatattatcatatatatgtgtggttttatTAGATGATAGATgcatatagagatagatagatagatagatagatagatagatagatagatagatagatagatagatatagatagatagccaaagggttaaaataaatattttttttatagaacacGCATTCTATACTTTCCTCCAGAACACatggaattaaaatataaaaataaagggaaattataTCTGCGTATTTAAGGACAGAGAGGGAAAGAAATTAGAAGATTTTAGAaggaatacaaaataataaatgagtCGAGGGGgtccaaaaaacataataaacctttttatttacaataactTCAGTGCACGGTATAGACTTTTAAAGATATACACATTGCAAATGGTCTGGGGGGATTCAACCGGTTTTCACATTTTAGATGCTAAGAGAATTTATGGAGAGCCATTAATATatagaatgagagagagataaTGACCTAAATGCCAGAGATAAACCCATCACTAGTAACTGAATAGAATTCCTCCCGTAGACTACATTGGAAAAcaagtagataaaaaaaaagtcaattaataaatatatcctaatataactcattttttttaatcttttttgttttccttcacAGTCTAGGAAAGAATCGCTATTCAGTTACTTGTAATAGATTTATGACCTGCATTAAGTGTAGCTGATTGTCTGGATCCATACACGAGACTCCCAGCCAGTTGTGCTGACACTTGGATTAATAACACGAAAGCCTGACCATCAAACCACAGAAATGTGAATATGCACCAGCTGGTAGGGGCTATAATTAGctttgtgtcccccccccctttattgaCAAAGAACTCCATTAGCTGGAGTccaacaaaaccttttttttgctaAGGGGAGATTTTAGGAGTTATAGCTCGCAATAGCTTGTGCTTGCAAATATTCAGTAACTAAGTGCAAATACTGAATATAACGCATTTTACGTTTATTTTCATACTTCATTTAATCGGTCCCGGTCGGTGACGATGGTATTAGATGTATAGCGTATTTACTAAACTGCATTCCGCATCTCTTGCATTGATTTTGGCGACGGATTTAGCTTTTTCCACTGTGGTAAGCTTATTTCTAAATTTACATTATTGCCAAATTTCCACGAGCATTCAGTGGAAATGGTGTCTGGGGAACtgtgttatatataacatatatatattatatatttatatataatactgttTTCATGGGTTTAGGTCAGatcatttaactctttctacCAAAAGTCAAGAAAGCTTCCGATAGCCCTTAGGCACAAAAGAGTTAAACTCTATTCTGCTCATTAAAGGTACAGATCAATTCACGCAAAGTGTCAGCTCTGTTGTACGTATAAATAATGATAGCATTTGTGGTTGCTAATTTGACAAATCGACCCCTATCTAGTTTGTTACTccaacaataaattattttaaatatattgaatcGTGCACAAAATGCACCAGTTCTGACATCTACAGGGGTACATGGGGCTTATTCGCAGCTCACAATCCAGATTGAAAAAGCCCCCCGCAGTGCCAGCCAGCATGACAATGGAGTGAAAAGAAGGACAATAACTGTACTTTCTGCACTCACACCAAGGACTTTAACCTTTTTGCGTGCCAGACGGGTACAAAGCATTTTTAAGGGTTAATCCCGCTGACCCTCAAAAAAGGGGGTCAGCAGATTCAAGATTCATTATTTTCTTGGTGCTGTGGGGTAAGGTATTAACTGCATGAGTGCCAGTAGGGTGCagtgctgaaatggttaatgggAAAACATTTCTCAATCTTCAAAGTTCTATATCAGAAGAACGTTGGGGTCCTCATttaacaaggtttttttctcgTCGCTTCGTTACCGTGTCCTCCTAAACTCCGGACACTTAGTACTCTCACCAAAGGTGCCGGGATCCAACCCAACGTGCCTGGACACCTAAATCTTCACAGTGCATTCAAAACGAGTGTCTCCTATAAATACTAAAAGGCACGATCTGTCACAGTCCAGAGTCCTCAGGTTTAAAGCATTGGGGGGCTCTGTGGAGTAGGTGCCTCTGGGCAGGGTCCTGGTGGCTGTGTGGGCAGATCTGTGGCCGGGGAGGCTTTGATGACGCTGGTTTGCTGTGGCTCAGAGGTGGCATTAGTCCTTTCAGAGTCACTGGCCATCAGGTCTAAGGACTCACAGTCACTGCTGTCACTGTCCCCCTCGGATCTGTAAGGACTGTTGCTCCTGTCTAAGTCCACCTCCCCTGGGCACGGGGTCTCTGATTTCTctgcctcttctttttctttatctttctgAGCCTGGGCCTCCTTGGAATGTCTCCACTTCATACGTCGGTTCTGAAACCAGACCTTCACCTGAAGGAACAAGAACACCTAAGAGTCAATACATTGTAACAGTACCTCCAGAACCAGTAACGTCTGACGGCTACAttctcatcatcatcatcatcacaatcatcatcatcatcctcacCATCATGTAATGATAAAACACCAAATGCAAAAGATAATttgtcggccccattcggccccatctagacacgtttctcctgctgtaaagactcaaactttaatcagtcgttggtctcgtcttagattcaggagccgtatccctatcccatgtatgtttaaatcccctcactgtattaccctctaccacttctgctgggaggctgtttcatttatttaccaccctATCTGTacaaggaaatgttaaaaacccCCCACAATATTTTAGTACCAGATTTTAGTATTAGAATATGAACCCCTTGATAGTCCACCTTAACAGAAGAGGGGGCATTTCAAACTCAACattgggtttatttatttattttattcccatttatttaattttaatcacTCTGTGTGGAGCTATTTTCCTGTTCCTGCTGTGTCTCACAGCCTCGTCCTGCTTGTGCTCAGGTGAGTACATTTTAAAGGACGAATCTCTAATCTTTAAACAAAACAGAGCGCGCAttgtcatatttaatatatttgtttaatgtaaaGATTTTATTGTGACCGTGACAAAGTGTTCCTCGTTACTGGCTATATAGTTACTGTTGATGCCCTtacgtctttttttttaagtgacccCATGAGCTGACATTCCAATAAGAGCTCAGAAGAACTAGAATGCCTTTCCTGTATTTTATGAAGTCCATGGAATGCTATTATCTAGCATTATATTCATTTTCATGGAAATATGTAGCCTTTTAGAGAATatatcttttttggggggggggctttatgTGTTACTACAATGCAAAATCAGAAGAAAACACACAGTTTGTAAAGCCTGTGCTGGATTGTGATGACCGCTCGATAAGCTCTTACAGGCACAATTGCGTATAAAGATAAACTCAATCGAGCAAGGGCTATTTCAAAAGccctggaaataaaaatatgtgattATTGTCCCCAGGAGAACCGGATAATGACCCTGCCTGAAACAGGATTTATAAATAGCCTCCGAAACTTCCCAAGTGGGACGGTAAGAGGTTACGTGCCCACTACTGAAAATCAGAGAACATACGGTTCCCTATGGGTGTCTCCTTTTGGACTGCTACTCTCACTACCCTAAGCCATCTTATGGCCCTGATGGGAGCTGTGGTCCTATACCATTATCTCTCTGCATTATAATTACTCTTATTGTAAAGCAAGAAGCATTAAAgcagaactatatatataatatgggggGGTATTGGCttaaatttccctttttttgccccatttttaaatgttattttctcaACAGTTTTTAAGGACAGTTGCGCAAAGCCAGGACTTTATCTTAAAGGAACGATAGAATTGCTTCAGCCGGCTATATTATTGCTTCACAAAAACCACAATGACTTCAGATCCACCAATAAACCTTATTATCTATCGTTACTTTTGGTAATTCAGTttaagaaggggaaaaaaaacatacaatttcacTTCCCTATCATGTACGGATTTcacaatttataaattctaaaaaacataTTCTTTTCCTGTAACAGTTACAaagcaaagttaaaaaaaatcagaactggccacattttttttttctccatatggTGTAAATATTATTGTCTTTTAACCATTTGGAAACCAGTTGTGCAGCATAATTACATtaagaattcattttatttgggTCTAGACACCGATATATTTGGAGCCAttttccaatatatattatctgcATTCCCCTCCCCCCACCACCCTAATAacagaaaattacatttatgatAATTCTTCACATTGCTTCAAAAACCTATTAACTGCTTAAATAACACCATTTAATCCCAATATTAAAAGCTTAGTTtaatttaaactattttgaatcaaATACATTATTAGGAATTCAAAGAGagattttcttttacaaaaggaaaaaatgtgcACCTTGTCCCAAAAAtccagagattaaaaaaaatacaaactgcTGGAAAAATCTCCCAACATATACTATTCcattgcattaaatatatatatatatacacacacacacacacacacattatatatatttatatcaggtATTGTAATATCTTTGCAACAGTTGTTTGATACTATAGATACAATACCtgatattcaatatatatatatatagagagagagagagacatataatataatatcgaATACCTGCTATAAAGATCTGCCTGCTATTAATTTCactacataaaaattatatatattcacatacattaataataacggagagggaatatatatatatatatatatatattttttttttgagggaaaatgtatgatatattcccctcaatatataatatattctaattcattttatttatatatatatatgtgtgtatatatatatatatatatatatatatatatatatatatatatatatatatatatatatatactagtgtTCATAACACAATTTGAAGTGCAGACATTCGGCATTCAGCATAATGTATGCCCCTCACCTGGGCATCAGTGAGCCCCAGCATGGCCGCCAGCTGCTTCCTGTCCGGTTTGGTGACGTATTTCTGGACCTCGAACCTCTTCTCCAGCCCCTTCCTCTGCAGGTTGGAGAACACTGCGCGGGACCAGGAGCGCTTCCGCTTGTATGTCTGCGGCATGGTGTCCTTGGTCAGCACGGCATAGGGGCctgcaagagaagagacaccgTGACACACTGCAACGGGCGCTAAACACCGCACACGGCACTGCAACGGGCGCTAAACACCACACACGGCACTGCAACGGGCGCTAAACACCACACTGTGCCggcacacaatatatatatatacatgctaaGAAAATCAGTGTGttttacacacaaataaaatcaatactGCAGGGAAAAAGGGAAAACCATGGTTTCGGCCCTTTATCAAGTTTTTTacgtaaatgaaaaaaaaaccccacaaacaaTACGTATATATCAATTTATATGTAATgacatatgaatatatatatatctatatatctatatatacagcatatcaatatatctatatttatatatacagtttatcaATATATAcgtagtatataatatatatatatacacaatatctttatatatacatacacacacaatatatatcaatatatatatatatacggtatacacacagtatatcaatatatacacatagcatGTAAATCTATACAGTAGTGGTGTATGAGTTCTGGGCTGGATCTTATATGTTTTGGAGTATTCTAGGCTTGAGATTATTTAAATACTGGGTGTTAGATTTATTCTAGATTTCTATACCATGTGATGGGGGGGTGCAGGGCTGCTGGGGGGGCTCAGGGACCCCCTTACACACAGGTTATGATTGTACCTGGAAAGGTGTCCTGAAACTGCTGCTGCACTGAGCTCCTCTGGGAATTGCTAATCTGCCCCAGCAGTGAGGACGTGTCGTTAATTTGCTCTAAGGAGGCGAAGAAGTGTCCGGCTGCAGACTGCATGTGCTGGCCGTGGGCCCCTGCCTGGCGGCCTGTACTGATTAGTGAGGTCAGATCTGTGATACAAGCAGAGATCTGTTACATATCAAGGTAAGCAAGCAAACCCCCTGCCCATAGGCATGCAGTACAGGGCACCTACCCCTATGGGGTATTACTGCACAATGCACTGTCCCCTATCAGTACAATCAACTAAACAACATACCATGGACCCCCTTAATGAATtgagtatatacatatagttttaatttataccaaggattctttaataaattaattaactatatatatatatatatatatatatatatatatatatatagccatgcGCTATATGATGGACCCCTATGTGCGTTGAGTATAAACATATAGCCTTAAGCTATAGCATGGACCCCTGTGTGAATTCTATATGTACATTATATCCAAATTCTACCAATAATTATTAAACACTAGGGAACCCTATCTATGACCAGTTATCTTTTTGtaactatattatattttataagtaACTATTATATAAGGATTAACTCTTTACAACTGCAATACACCCAtggaatatgtattttaaaccaATTATCTGAGCAGTAATTATGAATCACTCTGGAAGTTATCCAGTGTaactatattacattatatattctgTATGTAACAGTTTGACGCCCAAGAATTCTCTGCAactaaataaaccccaaaactGTAATACTTGTATTGAACACTATTTAAATACAACTACAAATTCATTATCTGACGTCACTGTATTTCACCAAAGACAGTGAAATATaaattagttttatatatataattatttgtgaattaaatacattatccTAATcttctaaattatatattatatatctatatagatataatatttaattatctaaGTATTATGTACCAACCagtattttctgtatatatttttattatatatatatatatatatatatataatccacacatatataaatattatattgcaCTGCCACCCTCTGAAATGTGAATATAATTCACATACTGGAATGCTATAAAAACCCTCAACCTTCCTGAAATAAGAATTCACCTTTAatgtctaaataaaatatacaaaaaagtctGAAAATATTATCAACTTTTGTACAGTCTATTATTACAATGGGAATATTATTCTTCTGTGAATACATGtgataaatgtatatatcaatGTAAAAAGATAATGCATCAGCCTCATTCATTAAACTCAGCATCTCCTTTGCCACCtgtctataatataatatagtatattattacATAGTATATAtgagtgtaatatatatatatatatatatatatatatatatatataaattagtgtATGCATCAATTATGGTATAAATAATCTTTTTATATAAGTTTATAAGTATTTTTGGTATTATTTTAGTTTCTGTtctaattttatttctattcGATAAGTGTTCGAAGTGAATTGGGATTTATGTTTTGCGATTTATTGATTTAGAATTTGTGAGTACATTTCACATTATTTCATAAATTTCGCGTTcaaaatacatatgttttttattattggaaTTGAAAAGTAAGTTTAAATTAATGTCAAACTATTTAATAGAACATATAAGACAAAATGACAGAATGCCAGGAAGTTAAGTGGAAACGAATTTTAGACACCCAGAAAAAGTAATCAGTTATTAAGGGGTTATAcagtttattgtattttaacaaatattactgtattttaacGCATATGAACTCATCCCTCACGAtggaaattatttaaattgatCTAGAAGGGTGATCTATGTGTGCTTTTAAATCTAGTGGATTTACAAATAGTCTTTAATGTGTCTACATACAGATCTGAGTGCAGTTACCCCAAATTGCCACCCCAACCAAGATAAGTAGCGTAAATACCTCTCAATGTGTTCCCTTCTTTCACTTTGGGGTCAAACTCCGTAGAGAGGATCCGATCAATCCCAAATTTGAGGTCCTTGCTGGAAGGTGCAGGTTGGGAAGCTCCGTGGATTCTGTTGGAGTTGACGCTGGGGTTGTTACAGATCCCCGCAGCTCGGTGGGGTTGATAAGGAGACATTGGAGACAATCTGTGGTGGAATCCAGATTCTGGGGTGACAGGGGTGGGTCTCAGGGGGGACCCCGATGGCTGGTATTGGGCTGGGTGTACACTCACCCCCATGTGAGCTGCAGTCAGACCAGAGGAGCCTGGTGGGCTGTCGGGGTCCCCAACATGCAGGATGTCGGCAATGCAGAAAGAAGGCTTCTTCCCGGGGTCCAGAGGAGGAAAGCCGGTAGCCCCTGATCCAGCAGCTCCGGGGCAATAGGCAGACCACAAATTGAAGTGAGAAGCTGCATAGAAGGGGGCCAGGCCAGTGGCATACATGTTGAATCCAGCACAGGGGGCCCTGGGCTGGGTGTGGGGGCGCGCAAACTCTGGCTTGTGGGTCTGTAGAAATCTGCCCCTGGATTGGGTAAATCAGACAAACTGCACCACGAGAGGGGTCTGTGAACCTCACACTGTCACTGAtcgctgacacacacacagctcgcAGGGTTACGGAACTTTGGCTGAGATTTTGGATTCCTGCACTGTACAAGAGATCCCCCTCCTtctttctgattggctgaacgcCCTGCAACTAAAACAGCCACGCCCACTCCTCAATGCACTCTAATGTACCACTTGCTAGGAAAGAGCCCACCCCCTGCATCCCCATCACCCAATCAGAATGAGATCCTAATCTGAGAAAGAAGTCTATGATATTCCTAAACACTAAGGCGAGGgcttttaatcacataccgcatTGTTTATTGAATTTGCCCATGATGCGggagataacaataataacaatatcaaCCCAgaatatttattactttttaaatatgtgcCTTGTTATATTTTGAGCTGATTGGGtggtatagattttttttattatttttttatagaatattttctgcaaacatcaggaaaaaattAACCAGTTTTGCTCATTTATGGAGATTATTCTAATTTTAGTCATTTCCATTCGAAATTAGACCATCCTCTCCCagataaaatgatacaaatgtaTAGGGAATGTATTTAATGTGATCGAAAGCCATAGGGGATGCACAGGCTCATATAAGtctgtaacattttattaaaattgcgGAAAATGGCTAAAAAGTAGATAATTTGGATAatgtcagatttttttatttttaatattttattttatttattattaattttcgTATAAATTCCTCCCAGTTTAGCCAGTAACGCCATTGTAGAAAACATAAACCCTTTAGGATTACACACAACCAGTTTAATTAACAATTATTTACTTTGCCCTTAACTacaaattattttctacattAAATGAAGAATTCTCATTGTGGCCATCTAgattttaacatatatacagtagaccaaaaaataaacataagatCTCCGAGTTTGGAGGCATTACTACAGAATACAGAATATGTTGGGCCCTGACAACCAAAAATTGATTTGGCCCCCTTacctatacatttaaatatatatgtggtctatatatatatacacacactatatgtcagttctagttttgaccctttgaatgtatgtactgtaagaggTGCTACAGAAGTAgttggcgctatacaaataaaataataataatattaataatactaataataataataataaataatacattcagACATGGGTACATGGAACTTGGTCTGCCAGCTTGTGTCATTCCATCAAAATGTATatagacacatacacatattta contains:
- the HLX gene encoding H2.0-like homeobox protein isoform X1, producing the protein MYATGLAPFYAASHFNLWSAYCPGAAGSGATGFPPLDPGKKPSFCIADILHVGDPDSPPGSSGLTAAHMGVSVHPAQYQPSGSPLRPTPVTPESGFHHRLSPMSPYQPHRAAGICNNPSVNSNRIHGASQPAPSSKDLKFGIDRILSTEFDPKVKEGNTLRDLTSLISTGRQAGAHGQHMQSAAGHFFASLEQINDTSSLLGQISNSQRSSVQQQFQDTFPGPYAVLTKDTMPQTYKRKRSWSRAVFSNLQRKGLEKRFEVQKYVTKPDRKQLAAMLGLTDAQVKVWFQNRRMKWRHSKEAQAQKDKEKEEAEKSETPCPGEVDLDRSNSPYRSEGDSDSSDCESLDLMASDSERTNATSEPQQTSVIKASPATDLPTQPPGPCPEAPTPQSPPML
- the HLX gene encoding H2.0-like homeobox protein isoform X2; the protein is MYATGLAPFYAASHFNLWSAYCPGAAGSGATGFPPLDPGKKPSFCIADILHVGDPDSPPGSSGLTAAHMGVSVHPAQYQPSGSPLRPTPVTPESGFHHRLSPMSPYQPHRAAGICNNPSVNSNRIHGASQPAPSSKDLKFGIDRILSTEFDPKVKEGNTLRGPYAVLTKDTMPQTYKRKRSWSRAVFSNLQRKGLEKRFEVQKYVTKPDRKQLAAMLGLTDAQVKVWFQNRRMKWRHSKEAQAQKDKEKEEAEKSETPCPGEVDLDRSNSPYRSEGDSDSSDCESLDLMASDSERTNATSEPQQTSVIKASPATDLPTQPPGPCPEAPTPQSPPML